A genomic region of Pseudomonas sp. KU43P contains the following coding sequences:
- the xdhC gene encoding xanthine dehydrogenase accessory protein XdhC has protein sequence MHQWINALADHQSRGEACVLVTIIEERGSTPRNAGSKMVVSATGLYDTIGGGHLEYKALHIARQMLEEHRSTPHLERFSLGASLGQCCGGATVLLFEPMAAVQAEIAVFGAGHVGRALVPLLAALPCRVRWIDSREQEFPELIPNGVTKVVSEEPVDEVAELPAGCYCIVMTHNHQLDLELTAAILKRNDYTWFGLIGSKTKRVKFEHRLRERGFDDAVVARMRCPMGMAEVKGKLPIEIAVSIAAEIIATYNACFGQHDAAVNAGPIAQLLPPSRRSQAL, from the coding sequence ATGCACCAATGGATCAACGCCCTCGCCGACCACCAGTCCCGTGGCGAAGCCTGCGTCCTGGTGACCATCATCGAGGAACGCGGCTCGACCCCGCGCAACGCCGGCTCGAAGATGGTCGTCAGCGCCACCGGCCTGTACGACACCATCGGCGGCGGCCACCTGGAATACAAGGCGCTGCACATCGCCCGGCAGATGCTGGAGGAACACCGCAGCACCCCGCATCTGGAGCGTTTCAGCCTCGGCGCCAGCCTTGGCCAGTGCTGCGGCGGCGCCACCGTGCTGCTGTTCGAACCGATGGCCGCCGTGCAGGCCGAGATCGCCGTTTTCGGCGCGGGCCATGTCGGCCGTGCTCTGGTACCCTTGCTCGCCGCACTGCCCTGCCGGGTGCGCTGGATCGATTCGCGCGAACAGGAATTCCCCGAACTCATCCCCAACGGGGTGACCAAGGTGGTCAGCGAGGAACCGGTCGACGAAGTGGCCGAGCTGCCTGCCGGCTGCTACTGCATCGTCATGACCCACAACCACCAGCTCGACCTGGAACTGACCGCCGCCATCCTCAAGCGCAACGATTACACCTGGTTCGGCCTGATCGGCTCGAAGACCAAACGGGTCAAGTTCGAGCATCGCCTGCGCGAGCGCGGCTTCGACGACGCCGTGGTGGCACGCATGCGCTGCCCGATGGGCATGGCCGAGGTCAAGGGCAAGCTGCCGATCGAGATCGCCGTGTCCATCGCCGCCGAAATCATTGCCACCTACAACGCCTGCTTCGGCCAGCACGACGCTGCTGTCAACGCCGGCCCCATTGCCCAACTGCTGCCGCCCTCCCGGCGCAGCCAAGCCCTTTGA
- the guaD gene encoding guanine deaminase, with amino-acid sequence MTLTRKAYRAAILHSIADPAEVGLDASHEYFEDGLLVIDDGRISALGHASELLPTLDADIEVVHYQDALITPGFIDTHIHFPQTGMIGSYGEQLLDWLNTYTFPCEKQFADKAHADKVAKIFLQELLRNGTTTALVFGSVHPESVNALFEEAERLDLRMIAGKVMMDRNAPDYLTDTAETSYTQSKALIERWHGKGRLHYAVTPRFAPTSTPEQLSVAGQLLKEHPGVYMHTHLSENLKEIDWVKSLFPEQKGYLDVYDHFELLGERSVFAHGVHLCDEECQRLSETGSAIAFCPTSNLFLGSGLFNLPQAERFKVNVGLGTDVGAGTSFSLLNTLNEAYKVMQLQDVRLHPYKSLYLATLGGARALRLDDRIGSLRPGNDADFVVLDYKATPLLDYRIQQSGSIEETLFVLTTLGDDRTVRETYAAGRCVHQR; translated from the coding sequence ATGACCCTTACCCGCAAAGCCTACCGTGCCGCCATCCTGCACAGCATCGCCGACCCGGCCGAGGTGGGCCTGGACGCTTCCCATGAATACTTCGAGGACGGCCTGCTGGTGATCGACGATGGCCGCATCAGCGCCCTGGGCCACGCCAGCGAGCTGCTGCCGACCCTGGATGCCGACATCGAAGTGGTGCATTACCAGGACGCGCTGATCACCCCTGGCTTCATCGACACCCACATCCACTTCCCGCAGACCGGCATGATCGGCTCCTACGGCGAGCAGCTGCTGGACTGGCTCAACACCTACACCTTCCCGTGCGAAAAGCAGTTCGCCGACAAGGCCCATGCCGACAAGGTGGCGAAGATCTTCCTGCAGGAGCTGTTGCGCAACGGCACCACCACCGCCCTGGTGTTCGGCAGCGTGCACCCCGAGTCGGTCAATGCCCTGTTCGAAGAAGCTGAGCGCCTGGACCTGCGAATGATCGCCGGCAAGGTGATGATGGATCGCAACGCCCCGGACTACCTCACCGACACCGCCGAAACCAGCTACACCCAGAGCAAGGCGCTGATCGAGCGCTGGCATGGCAAGGGCCGCCTGCACTATGCGGTAACCCCGCGTTTCGCACCGACCAGCACCCCGGAACAGCTGTCCGTTGCCGGCCAGTTGCTCAAGGAACACCCGGGTGTATACATGCACACTCACCTGTCCGAGAACCTCAAGGAAATCGACTGGGTCAAGTCGCTGTTCCCTGAGCAGAAGGGCTACCTGGACGTCTACGATCACTTCGAGCTGCTCGGCGAGCGCTCGGTGTTCGCCCATGGCGTGCACCTGTGCGACGAAGAGTGCCAGCGCCTGTCCGAAACAGGCTCGGCCATCGCCTTCTGCCCGACCTCCAACCTGTTCCTGGGCAGCGGCCTGTTCAATCTGCCCCAGGCCGAGCGCTTCAAGGTCAATGTGGGCCTGGGCACCGATGTCGGCGCCGGCACCAGCTTCTCGCTGCTCAACACCCTGAACGAAGCGTACAAGGTGATGCAGCTGCAGGACGTGCGCCTGCACCCTTACAAGTCACTGTACCTGGCCACCCTCGGCGGCGCCCGCGCCCTGCGCCTGGACGACCGCATCGGCAGCCTGCGCCCAGGCAACGATGCCGACTTCGTGGTGCTCGACTACAAGGCCACGCCGCTACTGGACTACCGTATCCAGCAGTCCGGCAGCATCGAAGAGACCCTGTTCGTGCTAACCACCCTGGGCGACGACCGCACTGTGCGTGAAACCTACGCCGCCGGGCGTTGCGTGCACCAGCGCTAA
- the xdhB gene encoding xanthine dehydrogenase molybdopterin binding subunit has product MSNHHAVKSQAEMAELFSQDLTTGVGRSVKHDSADKHVAGEAVYIDDRLEFPNQLHVYARTADRAHARILRIDTTPCYAFEGVRIAITHEDIPGLKDIGPVVAGDPLLAIDKVEFFGQPVLAVAARDLDTARRAAMAAIVEYEDLEPVLDVVEAFRKQHFVLDSHTHQRGDSATALASAPHRLQGTLHIGGQEHFYLETQISSVMPTEDGGMIVFCSTQNPTEVQKLVAEVLDVPMNKVVLDMRRMGGGFGGKETQAASPACLCAVIARLTGQPTKMRLPRVEDMMMTGKRHPFYVEYDVGFDDDGRLHGINFDLAGNCGYSPDLSGSIVDRAMFHSDNAYYLGDATVHGHRCKTNTASNTAYRGFGGPQGMVAIEQVMDHIARHLGRDPLAVRKANYYGKTERNVTHYYQTVEHNMLEEMTAELEASSDYAERRESIRRFNANSPVLKKGLALTPVKFGISFTATFLNQAGALIHIYTDGSIHLNHGGTEMGQGLNTKVAQVVAQIFQVDFSRIQITATNTDKVPNTSPTAASSGADLNGKAAQNAAEILKKRLTEFAARHYNVTEEDVEFRNGHVRARDQIVSFEQLVQQAYFAQVSLSSTGFYRTPKIFYDRSQARGRPFYYYAFGAACVEVVVDTLTGEYKMLRADILHDVGDSLNPAIDIGQVEGGFIQGMGWLTTEELVWNAKGKLMTNGPASYKIPAVADMPLDLRVKLVENRKNPEDTVFHSKAVGEPPFMLGIAAWCAIKDAVASMADYKVQPDIDAPATPERVLWGCEQMRKAVAQQQAAEQELETVTH; this is encoded by the coding sequence ATGTCTAACCATCACGCCGTCAAGAGCCAGGCCGAGATGGCCGAACTGTTCAGCCAGGACCTGACCACCGGAGTCGGCCGCAGCGTCAAGCACGACAGCGCCGACAAGCACGTGGCCGGCGAAGCGGTGTACATCGACGACCGCCTGGAATTCCCCAACCAGCTGCATGTCTATGCCCGCACCGCCGACCGTGCCCATGCGCGCATCCTGCGCATCGACACCACGCCGTGCTACGCCTTCGAAGGCGTGCGCATCGCCATCACCCACGAAGACATTCCCGGCCTCAAGGACATCGGCCCGGTGGTCGCCGGTGATCCGCTGCTGGCCATCGACAAGGTGGAGTTCTTCGGCCAGCCGGTGCTCGCCGTCGCCGCCCGCGACCTGGACACTGCCCGCCGCGCAGCCATGGCCGCGATCGTCGAGTACGAAGACCTGGAGCCGGTACTGGACGTGGTCGAGGCATTTCGCAAGCAACACTTCGTGCTCGACAGCCACACCCACCAACGCGGCGACTCGGCCACTGCCCTGGCCAGCGCCCCGCACCGTCTGCAGGGCACGCTGCACATCGGCGGCCAGGAGCACTTCTACCTGGAGACGCAGATCTCGTCGGTGATGCCCACCGAAGACGGCGGCATGATCGTGTTCTGCTCCACGCAGAACCCCACCGAGGTTCAGAAGCTGGTCGCCGAAGTGCTCGACGTGCCGATGAACAAAGTGGTGCTCGACATGCGCCGTATGGGCGGCGGTTTTGGCGGCAAGGAAACCCAGGCCGCCAGCCCGGCCTGCCTGTGTGCGGTGATCGCGCGCCTGACCGGCCAGCCGACCAAGATGCGCCTGCCGCGTGTCGAAGACATGATGATGACCGGCAAGCGCCACCCGTTCTACGTCGAGTACGACGTGGGCTTCGATGATGACGGCCGGCTGCACGGTATCAACTTCGACTTGGCCGGCAACTGCGGTTACTCGCCGGACCTGTCCGGCTCGATCGTCGACCGCGCCATGTTCCACTCCGACAACGCCTACTACCTGGGCGATGCCACCGTGCACGGCCACCGTTGCAAGACCAACACTGCCTCCAATACCGCCTACCGCGGCTTTGGCGGCCCGCAGGGCATGGTTGCCATCGAGCAGGTAATGGACCATATCGCCCGTCACCTGGGCCGCGACCCGCTGGCGGTGCGCAAGGCCAACTACTATGGCAAGACCGAGCGCAACGTCACCCACTACTACCAGACCGTCGAGCACAACATGCTCGAAGAAATGACCGCAGAGCTGGAGGCCAGCAGCGACTACGCCGAGCGCCGCGAGTCGATCCGCCGCTTCAACGCCAACAGCCCGGTGCTCAAGAAAGGCCTGGCGCTGACCCCGGTGAAGTTCGGCATCTCGTTCACCGCCACCTTCCTCAACCAGGCCGGTGCGCTGATCCACATCTATACCGACGGTAGCATCCACCTGAACCACGGCGGCACCGAGATGGGCCAGGGCCTGAACACCAAGGTGGCGCAGGTGGTGGCGCAGATCTTCCAGGTCGATTTCAGCCGCATCCAGATCACCGCCACCAACACCGACAAGGTGCCCAACACCTCGCCGACCGCGGCCTCCAGTGGCGCCGACCTGAACGGCAAAGCGGCGCAAAACGCTGCCGAGATTCTCAAGAAGCGCCTGACCGAATTCGCCGCACGACACTACAACGTGACCGAGGAGGATGTGGAGTTCCGCAACGGCCATGTGCGGGCGCGCGACCAGATCGTCAGCTTCGAACAACTGGTGCAGCAGGCCTATTTCGCCCAGGTGTCGTTGTCCAGCACCGGCTTCTATCGCACGCCGAAGATCTTCTACGACCGCAGCCAGGCGCGTGGTCGGCCGTTCTACTACTACGCCTTCGGTGCTGCCTGCGTCGAGGTGGTGGTCGACACCCTGACCGGCGAGTACAAGATGCTGCGCGCCGACATCCTGCACGATGTGGGTGATTCGCTGAACCCGGCCATCGACATCGGCCAGGTCGAAGGCGGCTTCATCCAGGGCATGGGCTGGCTGACCACCGAAGAACTGGTGTGGAACGCCAAGGGCAAGCTGATGACCAACGGCCCGGCCAGCTACAAGATCCCAGCAGTGGCCGACATGCCGCTGGACCTGCGGGTGAAGCTGGTGGAGAACCGCAAGAACCCCGAAGACACGGTGTTCCACTCCAAGGCCGTGGGCGAGCCGCCGTTCATGCTCGGCATCGCCGCCTGGTGCGCGATCAAGGATGCCGTGGCCAGCATGGCCGACTACAAAGTGCAGCCGGATATCGATGCACCGGCGACGCCGGAGCGGGTGTTGTGGGGCTGCGAGCAGATGCGCAAGGCGGTGGCTCAACAGCAAGCTGCCGAACAAGAACTGGAAACCGTGACTCACTGA
- the xdhA gene encoding xanthine dehydrogenase small subunit, with product MIQFLVNQELRSEHALDPNMTVLQYLREHLGKPGTKEGCASGDCGACTVVVGELMQNEQGEDSLRYRSVNSCLTFVSSLHGKQLISVEGLKHQGQLHSVQQAMADCHGSQCGFCTPGFVMSLFALQKNSQGHDLHQAQEALAGNLCRCTGYRPILDAAEQSCRLPCRDQFDAQQAQTISRLKAIAPTQTGELNSGDKRCLVPLTVADLADLYSSHPEARLLAGGTDLALEVTQFHKTLPVMIYVGHVAELKRIDKTASHLEIGAATPLTDCYGALNEEYPDFGDLLHRFASLQIRNQGTLGGNIGNASPIGDSPPLLIALDAQIVLRQGERQRSMALEDYFIDYRITARQDSEFIEKIIVPRASNDWAFRAYKVSKRLDDDISAVCGAFNLSIEDGVVSGVRIAFGGMAAIPKRARACEAALRGKPWNQASIERACQALAEDFTPLSDFRASKEYRLLTAQNLLRKYFIELQTPYIETRVTDYV from the coding sequence GTGATCCAGTTTCTCGTCAACCAGGAGCTGCGTAGTGAGCACGCCCTGGACCCGAACATGACGGTGCTGCAATACCTGCGCGAGCACCTGGGCAAACCCGGCACCAAAGAGGGCTGCGCCAGTGGCGACTGCGGCGCCTGCACCGTGGTGGTGGGCGAGCTCATGCAGAATGAACAAGGCGAGGACAGCCTGCGCTACCGCAGCGTCAACTCGTGCCTGACCTTCGTTTCCTCCCTGCACGGCAAGCAACTGATCAGCGTCGAAGGGCTCAAGCATCAGGGCCAGCTGCACAGCGTGCAACAGGCCATGGCCGACTGCCATGGCTCGCAATGCGGCTTCTGCACCCCCGGCTTCGTCATGTCGCTGTTCGCCCTGCAGAAGAACAGCCAGGGCCACGACCTGCACCAGGCCCAGGAAGCCCTGGCCGGCAACCTGTGCCGCTGCACCGGTTATCGCCCGATCCTCGATGCTGCCGAGCAGAGCTGCCGCCTGCCGTGCCGTGACCAGTTCGATGCGCAGCAGGCACAAACCATCAGCCGCCTCAAGGCCATCGCCCCGACCCAGACCGGCGAACTCAACAGCGGCGACAAACGTTGCCTGGTACCGCTGACCGTGGCCGACCTGGCCGACCTGTACAGCTCGCACCCTGAAGCACGCCTGCTGGCCGGCGGCACCGACCTGGCACTGGAAGTCACCCAGTTCCACAAGACCCTGCCGGTGATGATCTATGTCGGTCACGTCGCCGAACTCAAGCGTATCGACAAGACCGCCAGCCATCTGGAAATCGGCGCGGCCACCCCGCTCACCGACTGCTACGGCGCGCTCAACGAGGAATATCCGGACTTCGGCGACCTGCTGCACCGCTTCGCCTCGCTGCAGATCCGCAACCAGGGCACCCTCGGCGGCAACATCGGCAACGCCTCGCCGATCGGCGACTCGCCACCCCTGCTGATCGCCCTGGATGCGCAGATCGTCCTGCGCCAAGGCGAGCGCCAGCGCAGCATGGCGCTGGAAGACTACTTCATCGACTACCGCATCACTGCCCGCCAGGACAGCGAGTTCATCGAGAAGATCATCGTGCCACGAGCCAGCAACGACTGGGCCTTCCGTGCCTATAAAGTGTCCAAGCGCCTGGACGATGACATCTCGGCGGTGTGCGGCGCCTTCAACCTGAGCATCGAAGACGGCGTAGTCAGCGGTGTGCGCATTGCCTTCGGCGGCATGGCAGCGATCCCCAAGCGCGCCCGCGCCTGCGAAGCGGCCCTGCGCGGCAAGCCGTGGAACCAGGCCAGCATCGAGCGTGCCTGCCAGGCCTTGGCCGAAGACTTCACCCCGCTCAGCGACTTCCGCGCCAGCAAGGAATACCGCCTGCTGACCGCGCAGAACCTGCTGCGCAAGTACTTCATCGAACTGCAAACGCCGTACATCGAAACCCGGGTGACCGACTATGTCTAA
- the smc gene encoding chromosome segregation protein SMC, with protein MRLKCIRLAGFKSFVDPTTVNFPSNMAAVVGPNGCGKSNIIDAVRWVMGESSAKNLRGESMTDVIFNGSTSRKPVSQASIELIFDNSETTLLGEYAAYAEISIRRKVTRDGQNTYYLNGTKCRRRDITDIFLGTGLGPRSYSIIEQGMISKLIEAKPEELRNFIEEAAGISKYKERRRETESRIRRTQENLARLTDLREELERQLERLHRQAQAAEKYREYKAQERQLKARLSALRWRDLDERVRQREAVIGDQGVAHEALVAEQRNADASIEHLRDGHHELSERFNQVQGRFYAVAGDIARVEQSIQHGQQRLRQLQDDLKEAERTRQETESHLGHDRTLLATLGEELAMLEPEQEMTLAAAEEAAAALEEAELGMHGWQEQWDSFNNRSAEPRRQAEVQQARQQQLEASLERQAERQRKMAEERDQLGADPQDAAMLELAEQLASSEMLLEELQHSEGQVVEQLETVREQLQQATQAQQQQQGELQRLGGRLASLEALQQAALEPGVGAADWLRGQGLEQRPRLAEGLRVEPGWELAVEAVLGADLQAVLVDEFASLDFSALEQGELRLLLASDTAARQPGSLLDKVEGRTDLAPWLGQVRPVEDLAQALAQRASLGDGQSLVSRDGYWVGRHFLRISRGGEAQGGVLARGQEIERLGEEQLEQEAALEQLEEQLQALREQQLGLEEQREALRRRTQDENRQHGELNASLSAGRARAEQVELRRRRLQEELSELQEQRELEHEQLGEARLLLQDALDLMAQDTEQREQLMARRDTLREGLDRIRQEARQHKDHAHQLAVRLGSLRAQHDSTRQALERLEQQAARLNERQEQLNLNLEEGEAPLEELRLKLEELLERRMSVDEEMRQARLHMDEADRGLRDAEKRRTQAEQQAQLLRGQLEQLRLECQGLDVRRKTLQEQLLADGYDLQGVLATVEADASEQGTEQELEQVEARIQRLGAINLAAIEEYEQQSERKRYLDAQDADLVEALDTLENVIRKIDKETRNRFKDTFDQINAGLQALFPKVFGGGSAYLELTGEDLLDTGVTIMARPPGKKNSTIHLLSGGEKALTALALVFAIFKLNPAPFCMLDEVDAPLDDANVGRYARLVKEMSESVQFIYITHNKIAMEMADQLMGVTMHEPGCSRLVAVDVEEALAMVDA; from the coding sequence ATGCGCCTGAAGTGCATTCGCCTGGCCGGGTTCAAGTCGTTCGTCGACCCGACCACGGTCAACTTCCCCAGTAACATGGCGGCCGTGGTCGGCCCCAACGGCTGCGGCAAGTCCAACATCATCGACGCAGTGCGCTGGGTGATGGGCGAAAGCTCGGCGAAGAACCTGCGCGGCGAATCGATGACCGACGTCATCTTCAACGGCTCCACCAGCCGCAAGCCGGTGAGCCAGGCCAGTATCGAGCTGATCTTCGACAACAGCGAAACCACGTTGCTGGGCGAGTACGCCGCCTACGCCGAGATTTCCATCCGCCGCAAAGTCACCCGCGACGGGCAGAACACCTACTACCTCAACGGCACCAAGTGCAGGCGCCGTGATATCACCGATATCTTCCTCGGTACCGGGCTGGGCCCGCGCAGCTACTCGATCATCGAGCAGGGCATGATCTCCAAGCTGATCGAGGCCAAGCCCGAGGAGCTGCGCAATTTCATCGAGGAAGCGGCTGGCATCTCCAAGTACAAGGAGCGCCGCCGCGAGACCGAAAGCCGTATCCGCCGCACCCAGGAAAACCTGGCGCGGCTGACCGACCTGCGCGAAGAGCTGGAGCGTCAGCTCGAACGCCTGCATCGGCAGGCCCAGGCGGCCGAGAAGTACCGCGAATACAAGGCCCAGGAGCGCCAGCTCAAGGCGCGCCTGTCGGCCCTGCGCTGGCGCGATCTGGATGAACGGGTACGTCAGCGCGAGGCGGTGATCGGTGACCAGGGCGTGGCCCACGAGGCCCTGGTCGCCGAGCAGCGCAACGCCGACGCCAGCATCGAGCACTTGCGCGATGGTCACCATGAGTTGTCCGAACGCTTCAACCAGGTGCAGGGCCGCTTCTATGCGGTGGCTGGCGATATTGCCCGTGTCGAGCAGAGCATCCAGCATGGCCAGCAGCGCCTGCGCCAGCTGCAGGACGACCTCAAGGAAGCCGAGCGCACGCGTCAGGAAACCGAATCGCACCTGGGTCATGACCGTACCCTGCTGGCCACCCTGGGCGAAGAGCTGGCCATGCTCGAGCCGGAGCAGGAAATGACCCTGGCAGCCGCCGAGGAAGCCGCCGCGGCCCTCGAAGAGGCCGAACTGGGCATGCACGGCTGGCAGGAGCAATGGGACAGTTTCAACAACCGCTCCGCCGAGCCGCGACGCCAGGCTGAAGTGCAGCAGGCGCGGCAGCAGCAACTGGAGGCCAGCCTGGAGCGCCAGGCCGAGCGCCAGCGCAAGATGGCCGAAGAGCGCGACCAGTTGGGCGCCGACCCGCAGGATGCCGCCATGCTCGAGCTCGCTGAACAGCTGGCCAGCAGCGAGATGCTGCTCGAGGAGCTGCAGCACTCGGAAGGCCAGGTGGTCGAACAACTGGAAACCGTGCGCGAGCAATTGCAGCAGGCGACCCAGGCCCAGCAACAGCAGCAGGGTGAACTGCAGCGCCTGGGCGGCCGCCTGGCCTCCCTGGAGGCACTGCAACAGGCTGCCCTGGAGCCCGGGGTCGGTGCCGCCGACTGGCTGCGCGGGCAAGGCCTCGAGCAGCGTCCGCGCCTGGCCGAAGGGCTGCGGGTGGAGCCGGGCTGGGAGCTCGCAGTGGAGGCCGTACTGGGTGCCGACTTGCAGGCAGTGTTGGTGGATGAGTTCGCCAGCCTGGATTTCAGCGCTCTGGAGCAGGGCGAGTTGCGCTTGCTGCTGGCGTCCGACACAGCGGCTCGCCAGCCCGGCAGCCTGCTCGACAAGGTCGAAGGGCGCACCGACCTGGCGCCCTGGCTGGGCCAGGTTCGGCCGGTGGAAGATCTTGCCCAGGCCTTGGCGCAACGTGCCTCGCTTGGCGATGGGCAAAGCCTGGTCAGCCGCGATGGCTATTGGGTCGGCCGGCATTTTCTGCGCATCAGCCGAGGTGGCGAGGCCCAAGGTGGCGTACTGGCCCGTGGCCAGGAAATCGAGCGCCTCGGCGAGGAGCAGCTGGAGCAGGAAGCCGCGCTGGAACAGCTTGAAGAGCAACTGCAAGCGCTGCGCGAGCAGCAGTTGGGCCTGGAAGAACAGCGTGAAGCGCTGCGTCGCCGCACTCAGGATGAAAACCGCCAGCATGGTGAGTTGAACGCAAGTCTCAGCGCCGGGCGTGCCCGTGCCGAACAGGTCGAACTGCGCCGCCGCCGCCTGCAGGAAGAATTGAGCGAGCTCCAGGAACAGCGCGAACTGGAGCATGAGCAACTGGGCGAGGCGCGCCTGCTGCTGCAGGACGCCCTGGACCTGATGGCCCAGGACACCGAGCAGCGCGAGCAGTTGATGGCCCGCCGCGACACCTTGCGCGAAGGCCTCGACCGTATCCGCCAGGAAGCCCGCCAGCACAAGGATCACGCGCATCAGCTGGCCGTGCGCCTGGGTTCGTTGCGGGCCCAGCACGATTCCACCCGCCAGGCCCTGGAGCGTCTGGAGCAGCAGGCTGCGCGTCTGAACGAGCGTCAGGAACAACTGAACCTGAACCTGGAAGAGGGCGAGGCGCCGCTGGAAGAACTGCGCCTGAAGCTTGAAGAGCTGCTGGAGCGTCGCATGAGCGTCGACGAAGAAATGCGCCAGGCCCGCCTGCACATGGATGAGGCCGACCGCGGCCTGCGCGATGCCGAGAAGCGCCGCACCCAGGCCGAGCAACAGGCCCAGTTGCTGCGTGGCCAGCTGGAGCAACTGCGCCTGGAATGTCAGGGCCTGGATGTGCGCCGCAAGACCTTGCAGGAGCAACTGCTGGCCGATGGCTACGACTTGCAGGGCGTGCTTGCCACTGTCGAGGCCGATGCCAGCGAGCAGGGCACCGAGCAGGAGCTGGAGCAGGTGGAGGCACGCATCCAACGCCTTGGCGCGATCAACCTGGCGGCCATCGAAGAGTACGAACAGCAGTCCGAGCGCAAGCGCTATCTGGATGCGCAGGACGCTGATCTGGTCGAAGCGCTGGACACCCTGGAAAACGTCATCCGCAAGATCGACAAGGAAACCCGCAACCGCTTCAAAGATACCTTTGATCAGATAAATGCCGGATTACAGGCACTTTTCCCAAAAGTTTTCGGTGGTGGCAGCGCTTATCTGGAACTGACGGGCGAAGATCTACTCGATACAGGGGTGACGATCATGGCGCGTCCGCCGGGCAAGAAGAACAGCACCATCCATCTGCTGTCCGGCGGCGAGAAGGCATTGACGGCACTGGCGTTGGTGTTTGCCATCTTCAAGTTGAACCCCGCACCGTTCTGCATGCTCGACGAGGTCGATGCGCCGCTGGACGATGCCAACGTCGGCCGGTACGCCCGGCTGGTCAAGGAAATGAGTGAAAGCGTGCAGTTCATCTACATCACCCATAACAAGATTGCCATGGAAATGGCGGACCAATTGATGGGGGTGACCATGCATGAACCGGGTTGTTCACGTCTCGTTGCGGTTGATGTGGAGGAGGCGCTGGCCATGGTTGACGCCTGA
- a CDS encoding GntR family transcriptional regulator, translating into MTFKAPDSLSEQIADYLAERIIRGELAPGERIQEQKVTQALNVSRGSVREALLILERRHLVAILARRGAHVTRLDERSVRSLCALMGEFYILLGNAVAQKWRTDADLRPFLEIQQRLQQAREQQDIKAFVAESFAVMRAAYPFADNPYLQETVENLQPAMSRAYYLALDQRQASMVDYLDLFARLLDAVVARDLPRIREVLTAYCQRSCELVLAALARG; encoded by the coding sequence ATGACGTTCAAGGCGCCGGACAGCCTCTCCGAGCAAATTGCCGACTACCTGGCCGAACGCATCATTCGCGGCGAGCTTGCCCCCGGCGAGCGTATCCAGGAGCAGAAGGTCACCCAGGCACTGAATGTCAGCCGTGGCTCGGTGCGTGAAGCGTTGTTGATCCTCGAACGTCGCCATCTGGTAGCGATCCTGGCGCGTCGTGGTGCCCATGTGACACGTCTGGACGAGCGTAGCGTACGCAGCCTGTGCGCCCTGATGGGGGAGTTCTACATCCTGCTGGGCAACGCCGTTGCACAAAAATGGCGCACCGATGCCGACCTGCGCCCGTTCCTGGAGATCCAGCAGCGTTTGCAGCAGGCGCGCGAACAGCAAGATATCAAGGCGTTCGTGGCAGAAAGTTTTGCAGTGATGCGCGCCGCTTATCCGTTCGCCGACAACCCGTACCTGCAGGAAACCGTGGAAAACCTGCAGCCGGCCATGAGCCGTGCCTACTACCTGGCTCTGGACCAGCGCCAGGCCAGCATGGTCGACTACCTGGACCTGTTCGCCCGCCTGCTCGACGCCGTGGTCGCCCGCGACCTGCCGCGCATCCGCGAGGTGCTCACCGCCTATTGCCAGCGCAGTTGCGAGCTGGTGCTGGCGGCGCTGGCCCGAGGCTGA